One window from the genome of Daphnia pulex isolate KAP4 chromosome 9, ASM2113471v1 encodes:
- the LOC124203135 gene encoding uncharacterized protein LOC124203135 isoform X7, producing MTNMSRILPLLLLSVLLVNGQIPKRDSSDTLDDSFWTEETSVGDVEKLLKEHRENQDLVRSIGGSHYQIVFPVQLRHREKMGISTREIGATKTMERPSESSRMNERYSTQQQTGKHYHRTSLLIKAFSHKFRLDLELNSQLLAPNLIQKHFLPGGVEQFSKQEIEHCYYHGTVKDYPGAVAAFRTCSGVSGIIHIGNETFVIHPFYGGDLSQRKHPHVIFEARTKVKQMCANTGMLEYGLRSGNYRGGGGGKGQSKQPKSNERQKRDVREVTKYVETALVLDKAMFEKRNGSRRIEVVQDAIQIANIADLYFRTLNTRVSVVYIETWASENQAPVDRSQDIHRALLNFNDYISRKLYNVIKDTTQLLSGETFAGGSGMAAPDTICTPRSVGLSVDINPYEPHLVAGTMAHMIGHNIGMGHDDGRDECHCGDWHGCIMSQSIMGLESVQPYKFSECSLSDYIEKLKIGHSICLFNRPNQLEDFRTCGNGVVEDGEECDCGTIEECHDSDPCCDPITCKLTAEAECASGPCCDDCKLRPKGYLCRDATNECDLPEICNGRSGQCPLDIYKKNGNQCEINKGYCFNGVCPTLDSQCRLIWGDGGLSGDRKCFEQFNSQGSINGHCGQDSHNNYIRCDAEHVMCGSLQCQMGTRYPIVAGMDQMYSRTLVSMAGREFECKITSGTVAAADLPDLGIVRDGTPCGNSLICMNKTCSSIYPHIDRSKCPSNNVALDCSGHGVCSNINSCFCDAGWTGHDCSTQTNDSYIRSGFQSGDKMGAAEASERDSANAGALGTGAPPPLNGVTTLMPEAQTSNSKTTSYDRSGHSTVFMVVMLVSVVGGVFIVFALMALCYRSVVVHRNLSLCLRKSTMPKYDPPYLKRPLVNASGQMMTLPKPPGGGGGGGNAGGAGPSGMGAAGPSGINNATGNHHHAATMSTDALSLEAGAKGISFGTMPSYNNRFPGAGNVQLQQHQHHHHQHQQHQQQQQHIVQHMKQRQHPHMDGISSASHSHVNSPNSTPAHHGISNHIMQASASEDETLQSGEDEGTAFLDGMPQSNNLSSSGMNKQPEKGILKKSGGGVYGSVGGGGGISSSQQQLGGGGGGGGHGGPSLTLPLGRMNSGSSMMMNKEKWSEESQSDNQEVMSVLLSPDGGSSRISDRLAASSLSDVERTLKSLNGYHEDILQALRSAAASQRSASTASLSDELRKSFAESYADYFPPPDYLSMRSLNNHDKHGGVGGRGGVMGPGSSVSSTSERLPGLASPLPGGGSLGVGAHGGGDSGDEGDLVPPCGPIRIRNLEDLIRQLERHSARHTSPNGSEDIRMSETEADRHYRLMEAAAGGGVPGLGASDSQAGDALRFVYGRYRQPTSVPGISLYETTSNENNHDHHDDIKHGGHGGDPGDSDESDSDVVLGADQAGLFIDDPLMGHQPEGPDELGYGPPLSPSGNSDESYTIDDGGTTTVSSSYPSGSRSAVSTGEDPLRAAAVAAAASAVDVIIAASPQVRPAKFPEYKH from the exons ATGACAAACATGTCGCGGATATTGCCACTGCTCCTGCTGTCCGTCCTCCTCGTCAACGGACAAATCCCCAAAagag ATTCGTCGGATACGTTGGACGATTCCTTCTGGACCGAGGAGACTTCAGTCG GCGATGTGGAAAAGTTGCTCAAAGAGCATCGGGAGAATCAGGACCTGGTGCGTTCCATAGGAGGCAGCCACTACCAAATCGTCTTCCCCGTTCAGCTGAGACACCGCGAGAAGATGGGCATTTCCACCCGTGAGATCGGAGCCACAAAG ACTATGGAGCGACCGTCTGAATCTAGCAGGATGAATGAACGCTACAGCACTCAG CAACAGACGGGCAAGCACTACCACCGGACGTCGCTCCTGATCAAAGCTTTCAGCCACAAGTTCCGGCTGGACTTGGAATTGAACTC GCAGCTGTTGGCACCCAACTTGATCCAGAAGCATTTTCTGCCCGGCGGAGTTGAACAGTTCTCCAAACAG gaaatcgagCACTGCTACTACCACGGAACGGTCAAGGACTATCCAGGAGCCGTGGCGGCCTTCCGGACGTGCAGCGGAGTCAGCGGAATCATCCACATTGGCAACGAGACGTTCGTGATCCATCCGTTTTACGGCGGCGATCTCTCG CAGAGGAAACACCCTCACGTCATCTTCGAAGCCCGGACCAAAGTCAAGCAAATGTGCGCCAACACGGGCATGCTCGAGTACGGCCTCCGCTCGGGCAACTACCGCGGAGGCGGCGGTGGCAAAGGTCAGTCCAAACAGCCGAAATCCAACGAGCGACAAAAGAGGGACGTCCGCGAAGTGACCAAATACGTCGAAACGGCCCTGGTCCTTGACAAAGCCATG TTTGAGAAGCGCAACGGCAGCCGACGGATCGAAGTCGTCCAGGACGCCATTCAAATCGCCAATATCGCCGACCTG TATTTCCGGACGCTCAACACCCGCGTTTCGGTCGTGTACATTGAGACGTGGGCCAGCGAGAACCAGGCGCCGGTCGACCGGTCCCAGGACATCCACCGGGCCCTCCTCAACTTTAACGACTACATTTCGCGCAAACTCTACAATGTCATCAAGGACACCACTCAACTTTTGTC CGGAGAGACTTTTGCCGGAGGGTCCGGAATGGCGGCACCGGACACGATTTGCACGCCCAGATCGGTGGGGCTGAGCGTCGACATCAACCCGTACGAGCCTCACCTGGTGGCCGGCACCATGGCCCACATGATCGGCCACAACATTGGCATGGGTCACGACGACGGCC GTGACGAATGCCATTGCGGAGATTGGCACGGCTGCATCATGTCTCAATCGATCATGGGCCTGGAAAGCGTCCAGCCCTACAAGTTCTCCGAGTGCAGCCTCTCCGACTACATCGAGAAGCTGAAAATCGGCCACAGCATCTGCCTCTTCAACCGGCCCAATCAG CTGGAGGACTTCCGCACTTGCGGCAATGGCGTCGTCGAGGATGGAGAGGAATGCGATTGCGGAACGATCGAGGAGTGTCACGATTCCGATCCTTGTTGCGATCCCATCACGTGCAAATTGACGGCAGAAGCCGAATGCGCTTCCGGACCGTGTTGCGACGATTGCAAA TTGAGACCGAAAGGCTATCTCTGTCGGGATGCCACCAACGAGTGCGACTTGCCGGAAATTTGTAACGGGCGTTCGGGTCAGTGTCCGCTGGACATTTACAAGAAGAACGGCAACCAGTGCGAGATCAATAAAGGCTACTGCTTCAATGGCGTCTGCCCGACCCTGGACAGCCAATGCCGACTCATTTGGGGCGACG GCGGACTTTCGGGCGACCGCAAGTGTTTCGAGCAGTTCAATTCGCAAGGATCAATCAACGGCCATTGCGGGCAGGATTCCCACAACAATTACATTCGCTGCGATGCGGAGCACGTCATGTGCGGATCGCTGCAATGCCAAATGGGAACGCGCTACCCCATCGTCGCCGGAATGGATCAAATGTATTCGAGGACTCTGGTCTCCATGGCCGGACGGGAATTCGAGTGCAA GATCACCAGCGGGACCGTTGCGGCTGCCGATCTGCCGGATTTGGGGATTGTGCGGGACGGAACTCCTTGCGGAAACAGTCTG ATTTGCATGAACAAGACGTGCAGCAGCATTTACCCGCACATCGACCGATCGAAATGTCCCAGCAACAACGTGGCGCTGGATTGCTCCGGCCACGGCGTTTGCTCCAACATCAACTCGTGTTTCTGCGACGCCGGATGGACTGGCCACGATTGCTCGACCCAGACCAACGACAGTTACATCCGCAGCGGCTTCCAGTCCGGCGACAAGATGGGCGCTGCGGAGGCATCCGAACGCGATTCGGCCAACGCTGGCGCCCTGGGCACGGGGGCTCCTCCGCCGCTCAACGGCGTCACCACCCTCATGCCGGAAGCGCaaaccagcaacagcaaaacCACCTCCTACG ACCGAAGTGGTCACAGCACGGTGTTcatggtggtgatgctggtctCGGTAGTAGGGGGCGTATTTATCGTCTTTGCCCTAATGGCCCTCTGCTACAGGTCAGTGGTGGTACACAGAAACCTCTCCCTTTGCCTCAG GAAGAGCACGATGCCCAAATATGATCCGCCCTATTTGAAGCGGCCCCTTGTCAACGCTTCCGGACAAATGATGACTTTGCCCAAGCCGccgggcggaggaggaggaggaggcaacGCCGGAGGAGCCGGTCCGTCTGGTATGGGAGCTGCCGGGCCTTCGGGCATTAATAACGCCACGGGCAATCACCATCACGCGGCCACCATGTCGACGGATGCCCTTTCACTGGAAGCCGGTGCCAAAGGCATTTCCTTCGGCACTATGCCTTCCTACAA CAATCGATTCCCCGGTGCTGGAAACGTCCAGCTTCAGcaacaccagcaccaccaccaccagcatcaacagcaccagcagcagcagcagcacattgTCCAGCACATGAAGCAGCGCCAGCATCCGCACATGGACGGCATCAGTTCGGCGTCGCACAGTCACGTCAACAGTCCCAATTCGACGCCGGCCCATCACGGCATCAGCAACCACATCATGCAGGCGTCGGCCAGCGAGGACGAGACCCTCCAGTCGGGCGAGGACGAAGGGACGGCCTTCCTGGACGGCATGCCGCAGTCCAACAATTTGTCCAGCTCCGGAATGAACAAGCAGCCGGAGAAGGGCATCTTGAAGAAATCGGGCGGAGGAGTTTACGGTTCGGttggcggaggcggcggaaTCAGCTCatctcagcagcagctgggcggcggaggtggtggtggtggacacGGAGGGCCGTCGCTGACCCTACCCCTGGGCCGGATGAACAGCGGCTCGTCCATGATGATGAACAAGGAAAAGTGGAGCGAAGAGTCGCAGTCAGACAACCAGGAAGTCATGTCCGTCTTGCTGTCGCCGGATGGCGGAAGTAGCCGGATTAGCGACCGGTTGGCGGCGTCCAGCCTGTCGGACGTTGAGCGAACTCTCAAGAGCCTCAATGGATACCACGAAGACATCCTTCAA GCTCTGCGGAGTGCGGCTGCCAGCCAACGAAGTGCCAGTACGGCCAGCTTGTCGGATGAGTTGCGGAAGTCGTTTGCCGAGTCGTACGCCGACTATTTCCCTCCGCCCGACTACCTGTCCATGCGGAGTCTCAACAATCACGACAAGCACGGCGGAGTGGGCGGACGGGGCGGCGTCATGGGCCCCGGCAGCAGCGTCAGCAGCACCAGCGAGAGATTGCCCGGCCTGGCCAGCCCGCTGCCCGGCGGAGGCTCGCTGGGCGTCGGCGCCCACGGCGGCGGAGACAGTGGAGACGAGGGCGACCTGGTCCCACCGTGCGGGCCGATCCGCATCCGCAATTTGGAGGACCTCATCCGCCAGCTGGAGCGGCACAGCGCCCGGCACACGAGCCCCAACGGCTCCGAGGACATCCGCATGTCGGAAACGGAAGCCGACCGACACTACCGGCTGATGGAGGCGGCGGCAGGAGGCGGCGTTCCCGGTTTAGGAGCTTCTGATTCCCAAGCAGG CGATGCCTTGCGGTTCGTCTACGGCCGTTACCGACAGCCGACCTCCGTGCCGGGCATCAGCCTTTACGAAACAACCAGCAACGAGAATAATCACGACCACCACGACGACATCAAACACGGCGGACACGGCGGCGATCCGGGCGATTCCGACGAGAGCGATAG TGACGTCGTGCTGGGGGCGGATCAGGCGGGACTCTTCATCGACGATCCGCTGATGGGACATCAGCCGGAAGGACCGGACGAACTCGGATACGGACCGCCGCTGTCGCCGTCGGGAAACTCTGACGAATCTTACACCATCGACGACGGAGGGACGACGACCGTGTCGTCCTCTTATCCATCGGGATCCCGTTCGGCCGTCAGCACCGGAGAGGATCCTCTGCGGGCGgccgccgttgctgctgcagcGTCGGCAGTCGACGTCATCATCGCCGCTTCTCCGCAAGTTCGACCGGCCAAATTCCCCGAATACAAACACTAA
- the LOC124203135 gene encoding uncharacterized protein LOC124203135 isoform X14 → MTNMSRILPLLLLSVLLVNGQIPKRDSSDTLDDSFWTEETSVGDVEKLLKEHRENQDLVRSIGGSHYQIVFPVQLRHREKMGISTREIGATKTMERPSESSRMNERYSTQQQTGKHYHRTSLLIKAFSHKFRLDLELNSQLLAPNLIQKHFLPGGVEQFSKQEIEHCYYHGTVKDYPGAVAAFRTCSGVSGIIHIGNETFVIHPFYGGDLSQRKHPHVIFEARTKVKQMCANTGMLEYGLRSGNYRGGGGGKGQSKQPKSNERQKRDVREVTKYVETALVLDKAMFEKRNGSRRIEVVQDAIQIANIADLYFRTLNTRVSVVYIETWASENQAPVDRSQDIHRALLNFNDYISRKLYNVIKDTTQLLSGETFAGGSGMAAPDTICTPRSVGLSVDINPYEPHLVAGTMAHMIGHNIGMGHDDGRDECHCGDWHGCIMSQSIMGLESVQPYKFSECSLSDYIEKLKIGHSICLFNRPNQLEDFRTCGNGVVEDGEECDCGTIEECHDSDPCCDPITCKLTAEAECASGPCCDDCKLRPKGYLCRDATNECDLPEICNGRSGQCPLDIYKKNGNQCEINKGYCFNGVCPTLDSQCRLIWGDGGLSGDRKCFEQFNSQGSINGHCGQDSHNNYIRCDAEHVMCGSLQCQMGTRYPIVAGMDQMYSRTLVSMAGREFECKITSGTVAAADLPDLGIVRDGTPCGNSLICMNKTCSSIYPHIDRSKCPSNNVALDCSGHGVCSNINSCFCDAGWTGHDCSTQTNDSYIRSGFQSGDKMGAAEASERDSANAGALGTGAPPPLNGVTTLMPEAQTSNSKTTSYDRSGHSTVFMVVMLVSVVGGVFIVFALMALCYRRKSTMPKYDPPYLKRPLVNASGQMMTLPKPPGGGGGGGNAGGAGPSGMGAAGPSGINNATGNHHHAATMSTDALSLEAGAKGISFGTMPSYNNRFPGAGNVQLQQHQHHHHQHQQHQQQQQHIVQHMKQRQHPHMDGISSASHSHVNSPNSTPAHHGISNHIMQASASEDETLQSGEDEGTAFLDGMPQSNNLSSSGMNKQPEKGILKKSGGGVYGSVGGGGGISSSQQQLGGGGGGGGHGGPSLTLPLGRMNSGSSMMMNKEKWSEESQSDNQEVMSVLLSPDGGSSRISDRLAASSLSDVERTLKSLNGYHEDILQALRSAAASQRSASTASLSDELRKSFAESYADYFPPPDYLSMRSLNNHDKHGGVGGRGGVMGPGSSVSSTSERLPGLASPLPGGGSLGVGAHGGGDSGDEGDLVPPCGPIRIRNLEDLIRQLERHSARHTSPNGSEDIRMSETEADRHYRLMEAAAGGGVPGLGASDSQAGSDALRFVYGRYRQPTSVPGISLYETTSNENNHDHHDDIKHGGHGGDPGDSDESDSDVVLGADQAGLFIDDPLMGHQPEGPDELGYGPPLSPSGNSDESYTIDDGGTTTVSSSYPSGSRSAVSTGEDPLRAAAVAAAASAVDVIIAASPQVRPAKFPEYKH, encoded by the exons ATGACAAACATGTCGCGGATATTGCCACTGCTCCTGCTGTCCGTCCTCCTCGTCAACGGACAAATCCCCAAAagag ATTCGTCGGATACGTTGGACGATTCCTTCTGGACCGAGGAGACTTCAGTCG GCGATGTGGAAAAGTTGCTCAAAGAGCATCGGGAGAATCAGGACCTGGTGCGTTCCATAGGAGGCAGCCACTACCAAATCGTCTTCCCCGTTCAGCTGAGACACCGCGAGAAGATGGGCATTTCCACCCGTGAGATCGGAGCCACAAAG ACTATGGAGCGACCGTCTGAATCTAGCAGGATGAATGAACGCTACAGCACTCAG CAACAGACGGGCAAGCACTACCACCGGACGTCGCTCCTGATCAAAGCTTTCAGCCACAAGTTCCGGCTGGACTTGGAATTGAACTC GCAGCTGTTGGCACCCAACTTGATCCAGAAGCATTTTCTGCCCGGCGGAGTTGAACAGTTCTCCAAACAG gaaatcgagCACTGCTACTACCACGGAACGGTCAAGGACTATCCAGGAGCCGTGGCGGCCTTCCGGACGTGCAGCGGAGTCAGCGGAATCATCCACATTGGCAACGAGACGTTCGTGATCCATCCGTTTTACGGCGGCGATCTCTCG CAGAGGAAACACCCTCACGTCATCTTCGAAGCCCGGACCAAAGTCAAGCAAATGTGCGCCAACACGGGCATGCTCGAGTACGGCCTCCGCTCGGGCAACTACCGCGGAGGCGGCGGTGGCAAAGGTCAGTCCAAACAGCCGAAATCCAACGAGCGACAAAAGAGGGACGTCCGCGAAGTGACCAAATACGTCGAAACGGCCCTGGTCCTTGACAAAGCCATG TTTGAGAAGCGCAACGGCAGCCGACGGATCGAAGTCGTCCAGGACGCCATTCAAATCGCCAATATCGCCGACCTG TATTTCCGGACGCTCAACACCCGCGTTTCGGTCGTGTACATTGAGACGTGGGCCAGCGAGAACCAGGCGCCGGTCGACCGGTCCCAGGACATCCACCGGGCCCTCCTCAACTTTAACGACTACATTTCGCGCAAACTCTACAATGTCATCAAGGACACCACTCAACTTTTGTC CGGAGAGACTTTTGCCGGAGGGTCCGGAATGGCGGCACCGGACACGATTTGCACGCCCAGATCGGTGGGGCTGAGCGTCGACATCAACCCGTACGAGCCTCACCTGGTGGCCGGCACCATGGCCCACATGATCGGCCACAACATTGGCATGGGTCACGACGACGGCC GTGACGAATGCCATTGCGGAGATTGGCACGGCTGCATCATGTCTCAATCGATCATGGGCCTGGAAAGCGTCCAGCCCTACAAGTTCTCCGAGTGCAGCCTCTCCGACTACATCGAGAAGCTGAAAATCGGCCACAGCATCTGCCTCTTCAACCGGCCCAATCAG CTGGAGGACTTCCGCACTTGCGGCAATGGCGTCGTCGAGGATGGAGAGGAATGCGATTGCGGAACGATCGAGGAGTGTCACGATTCCGATCCTTGTTGCGATCCCATCACGTGCAAATTGACGGCAGAAGCCGAATGCGCTTCCGGACCGTGTTGCGACGATTGCAAA TTGAGACCGAAAGGCTATCTCTGTCGGGATGCCACCAACGAGTGCGACTTGCCGGAAATTTGTAACGGGCGTTCGGGTCAGTGTCCGCTGGACATTTACAAGAAGAACGGCAACCAGTGCGAGATCAATAAAGGCTACTGCTTCAATGGCGTCTGCCCGACCCTGGACAGCCAATGCCGACTCATTTGGGGCGACG GCGGACTTTCGGGCGACCGCAAGTGTTTCGAGCAGTTCAATTCGCAAGGATCAATCAACGGCCATTGCGGGCAGGATTCCCACAACAATTACATTCGCTGCGATGCGGAGCACGTCATGTGCGGATCGCTGCAATGCCAAATGGGAACGCGCTACCCCATCGTCGCCGGAATGGATCAAATGTATTCGAGGACTCTGGTCTCCATGGCCGGACGGGAATTCGAGTGCAA GATCACCAGCGGGACCGTTGCGGCTGCCGATCTGCCGGATTTGGGGATTGTGCGGGACGGAACTCCTTGCGGAAACAGTCTG ATTTGCATGAACAAGACGTGCAGCAGCATTTACCCGCACATCGACCGATCGAAATGTCCCAGCAACAACGTGGCGCTGGATTGCTCCGGCCACGGCGTTTGCTCCAACATCAACTCGTGTTTCTGCGACGCCGGATGGACTGGCCACGATTGCTCGACCCAGACCAACGACAGTTACATCCGCAGCGGCTTCCAGTCCGGCGACAAGATGGGCGCTGCGGAGGCATCCGAACGCGATTCGGCCAACGCTGGCGCCCTGGGCACGGGGGCTCCTCCGCCGCTCAACGGCGTCACCACCCTCATGCCGGAAGCGCaaaccagcaacagcaaaacCACCTCCTACG ACCGAAGTGGTCACAGCACGGTGTTcatggtggtgatgctggtctCGGTAGTAGGGGGCGTATTTATCGTCTTTGCCCTAATGGCCCTCTGCTACAG AAGGAAGAGCACGATGCCCAAATATGATCCGCCCTATTTGAAGCGGCCCCTTGTCAACGCTTCCGGACAAATGATGACTTTGCCCAAGCCGccgggcggaggaggaggaggaggcaacGCCGGAGGAGCCGGTCCGTCTGGTATGGGAGCTGCCGGGCCTTCGGGCATTAATAACGCCACGGGCAATCACCATCACGCGGCCACCATGTCGACGGATGCCCTTTCACTGGAAGCCGGTGCCAAAGGCATTTCCTTCGGCACTATGCCTTCCTACAA CAATCGATTCCCCGGTGCTGGAAACGTCCAGCTTCAGcaacaccagcaccaccaccaccagcatcaacagcaccagcagcagcagcagcacattgTCCAGCACATGAAGCAGCGCCAGCATCCGCACATGGACGGCATCAGTTCGGCGTCGCACAGTCACGTCAACAGTCCCAATTCGACGCCGGCCCATCACGGCATCAGCAACCACATCATGCAGGCGTCGGCCAGCGAGGACGAGACCCTCCAGTCGGGCGAGGACGAAGGGACGGCCTTCCTGGACGGCATGCCGCAGTCCAACAATTTGTCCAGCTCCGGAATGAACAAGCAGCCGGAGAAGGGCATCTTGAAGAAATCGGGCGGAGGAGTTTACGGTTCGGttggcggaggcggcggaaTCAGCTCatctcagcagcagctgggcggcggaggtggtggtggtggacacGGAGGGCCGTCGCTGACCCTACCCCTGGGCCGGATGAACAGCGGCTCGTCCATGATGATGAACAAGGAAAAGTGGAGCGAAGAGTCGCAGTCAGACAACCAGGAAGTCATGTCCGTCTTGCTGTCGCCGGATGGCGGAAGTAGCCGGATTAGCGACCGGTTGGCGGCGTCCAGCCTGTCGGACGTTGAGCGAACTCTCAAGAGCCTCAATGGATACCACGAAGACATCCTTCAA GCTCTGCGGAGTGCGGCTGCCAGCCAACGAAGTGCCAGTACGGCCAGCTTGTCGGATGAGTTGCGGAAGTCGTTTGCCGAGTCGTACGCCGACTATTTCCCTCCGCCCGACTACCTGTCCATGCGGAGTCTCAACAATCACGACAAGCACGGCGGAGTGGGCGGACGGGGCGGCGTCATGGGCCCCGGCAGCAGCGTCAGCAGCACCAGCGAGAGATTGCCCGGCCTGGCCAGCCCGCTGCCCGGCGGAGGCTCGCTGGGCGTCGGCGCCCACGGCGGCGGAGACAGTGGAGACGAGGGCGACCTGGTCCCACCGTGCGGGCCGATCCGCATCCGCAATTTGGAGGACCTCATCCGCCAGCTGGAGCGGCACAGCGCCCGGCACACGAGCCCCAACGGCTCCGAGGACATCCGCATGTCGGAAACGGAAGCCGACCGACACTACCGGCTGATGGAGGCGGCGGCAGGAGGCGGCGTTCCCGGTTTAGGAGCTTCTGATTCCCAAGCAGG TAGCGATGCCTTGCGGTTCGTCTACGGCCGTTACCGACAGCCGACCTCCGTGCCGGGCATCAGCCTTTACGAAACAACCAGCAACGAGAATAATCACGACCACCACGACGACATCAAACACGGCGGACACGGCGGCGATCCGGGCGATTCCGACGAGAGCGATAG TGACGTCGTGCTGGGGGCGGATCAGGCGGGACTCTTCATCGACGATCCGCTGATGGGACATCAGCCGGAAGGACCGGACGAACTCGGATACGGACCGCCGCTGTCGCCGTCGGGAAACTCTGACGAATCTTACACCATCGACGACGGAGGGACGACGACCGTGTCGTCCTCTTATCCATCGGGATCCCGTTCGGCCGTCAGCACCGGAGAGGATCCTCTGCGGGCGgccgccgttgctgctgcagcGTCGGCAGTCGACGTCATCATCGCCGCTTCTCCGCAAGTTCGACCGGCCAAATTCCCCGAATACAAACACTAA